The following proteins are encoded in a genomic region of Dokdonia donghaensis DSW-1:
- the hisA gene encoding 1-(5-phosphoribosyl)-5-[(5-phosphoribosylamino)methylideneamino]imidazole-4-carboxamide isomerase — MRIIPAIDIIDGNCVRLSKGDYNTKKIYNENPLEVAKQFEAHGITHLHLVDLDGAKSKHIVNHKILEQIATKTALKVDFGGGLKTDEDLRIAFESGASQITGGSIAVKNPDTFKSWLSKFGSDKIILGADAHHRKIAISGWLEESDDDVVEFINAYQKEGVSYVICTDISKDGMLEGPSFDLYQEILASTPDLKLIASGGISTFDELPKLAEMGCEGTIIGKAIYENRISLKQLEDFILS; from the coding sequence ATGAGAATAATACCTGCTATAGATATCATAGATGGTAATTGTGTGCGTCTCTCAAAGGGAGATTATAACACAAAGAAAATATATAATGAAAATCCGCTGGAGGTTGCAAAGCAGTTTGAGGCACACGGTATCACGCATTTACACCTTGTAGATTTAGATGGTGCAAAAAGCAAGCACATTGTAAACCACAAAATCCTCGAGCAAATAGCTACAAAGACTGCGTTAAAAGTAGACTTTGGAGGAGGTCTTAAAACAGACGAAGATTTGCGCATAGCCTTTGAGAGCGGAGCCTCGCAAATAACTGGTGGTAGTATCGCTGTGAAAAATCCAGATACATTTAAAAGCTGGTTGTCAAAATTTGGCAGTGATAAAATTATCTTGGGAGCAGATGCTCATCACCGTAAAATTGCAATCTCTGGCTGGCTAGAGGAGTCTGATGATGATGTTGTGGAGTTTATAAACGCTTATCAAAAAGAAGGTGTCTCTTATGTAATCTGTACAGATATAAGTAAAGATGGTATGCTAGAAGGGCCTAGTTTTGACTTATATCAAGAAATACTTGCCAGCACACCAGACTTAAAACTTATAGCATCTGGAGGAATTTCTACCTTTGACGAGTTGCCAAAGCTTGCAGAGATGGGCTGTGAAGGAACCATTATAGGGAAGGCAATCTATGAGAATAGAATCTCATTGAAGCAACTAGAAGATTTTATACTAAGTTAG
- a CDS encoding DinB family protein, whose translation MVNTWHQDFKDNAIFRLEENVRMISIALSKVVEEELWTKQNQSLNTLGNQLLHICGNMTQYIVSGLGGNPDERNREEEFSTEDGFTKDELLQRLLLTVQTSTTIIDDATPENLLKKRKVQGFDLSGIGVVLHAVEHFSYHTGQIAMQVKLVIDQPLGFYEGMNLNTLNEED comes from the coding sequence ATGGTTAATACTTGGCATCAAGATTTTAAGGACAATGCTATTTTTAGACTAGAAGAGAATGTGCGTATGATAAGTATTGCACTCTCTAAGGTGGTAGAAGAGGAGCTATGGACAAAGCAAAACCAGAGTCTCAATACACTTGGTAACCAGTTATTACATATCTGTGGTAATATGACACAGTATATAGTTTCTGGACTAGGCGGTAATCCGGATGAGCGTAATAGAGAGGAGGAGTTTAGTACCGAAGATGGTTTTACAAAAGATGAGTTATTGCAACGACTTTTACTTACGGTTCAAACTTCTACTACTATTATTGATGATGCTACACCAGAAAACCTACTCAAGAAAAGAAAAGTACAAGGTTTTGATCTTTCAGGTATAGGTGTGGTATTGCACGCAGTGGAGCACTTTTCTTACCACACAGGTCAGATCGCTATGCAAGTAAAGCTGGTTATAGACCAGCCTTTAGGATTTTATGAGGGTATGAATTTAAACACTCTTAATGAAGAAGATTAA
- a CDS encoding alpha/beta fold hydrolase, with the protein MKKTLQRFIPKAIGTKINALSLVNPRAAAQQAFNIFCTPRKGKPYGEQVAYLENVAYERFPSGSCELQAYHWEGTGKKVLLIHGWESNTHRWFKLVEELQKENFDIYAIDAPAHGNSTGTLLNVPRYAKAIEETVQRYQPDHIIGHSIGGLATVFHQYTYKPMQFTSAVILGSASELSEIMVDYRAILGLNNRTMKSLEQLVKELFGFDFKGFSGVAFAKELTLPALIIHDKFDKITPVSASQNIHKNWKGSTYIETEGFGHSLYQEEVRSEIIKFLKKEF; encoded by the coding sequence TTGAAAAAGACCCTACAACGATTCATTCCTAAGGCTATAGGAACTAAGATAAATGCACTAAGTTTAGTAAATCCTAGAGCTGCAGCTCAGCAAGCTTTTAATATATTTTGCACACCACGCAAGGGTAAACCTTATGGCGAGCAGGTTGCTTATCTAGAAAATGTTGCTTATGAACGTTTTCCTTCTGGATCGTGTGAGTTACAAGCATATCACTGGGAAGGCACTGGTAAAAAAGTACTTCTTATACACGGCTGGGAAAGCAACACGCATCGCTGGTTTAAACTAGTAGAAGAACTACAGAAAGAAAACTTTGACATTTATGCCATAGATGCACCCGCTCACGGTAACTCTACAGGGACGTTACTCAATGTGCCTCGTTATGCAAAAGCCATAGAAGAAACGGTACAACGATACCAACCAGACCATATTATAGGACATTCTATAGGTGGGCTAGCTACGGTTTTTCATCAATATACTTATAAACCTATGCAGTTTACATCTGCAGTTATATTAGGATCTGCATCAGAGCTTAGTGAGATAATGGTAGATTATAGAGCAATTTTAGGACTTAATAACAGAACAATGAAATCTCTAGAACAGCTCGTAAAAGAGTTATTTGGTTTTGACTTTAAAGGTTTTTCTGGAGTAGCTTTTGCAAAAGAACTTACATTGCCTGCTTTGATCATACACGATAAGTTTGACAAAATCACTCCTGTATCTGCCTCACAAAACATCCATAAAAACTGGAAAGGAAGCACCTACATCGAGACCGAAGGTTTTGGTCACTCACTATATCAAGAAGAAGTAAGATCTGAAATCATCAAATTCTTAAAGAAAGAATTTTAA
- a CDS encoding cupin domain-containing protein: MSYKIQKSPFIVPTTDGKTIEEHWGRATDGNNDISIAHMIAPPGWSEPFQTPEFDEYTFIIKGKKQFIIDGDTIVLHAGQSIKIDRNTRVQYSNPFDAECEYMAVCTPAFSPDSVHREE; encoded by the coding sequence ATGAGTTATAAAATCCAAAAAAGCCCTTTTATAGTACCTACTACAGATGGTAAGACCATAGAAGAGCACTGGGGTCGTGCAACAGACGGTAATAATGATATAAGCATTGCTCATATGATTGCTCCACCTGGGTGGAGTGAGCCATTTCAAACTCCAGAGTTTGATGAGTACACGTTTATTATAAAAGGTAAAAAACAGTTTATTATAGACGGAGACACTATTGTACTACACGCAGGGCAAAGTATTAAGATCGATCGTAACACCAGAGTACAATACAGCAATCCCTTTGATGCAGAGTGTGAGTATATGGCTGTTTGTACACCTGCGTTTTCACCAGATTCAGTTCATAGAGAAGAATAG
- a CDS encoding helicase HerA-like domain-containing protein: protein MDRKEEFLKSIRTGNTFKGDFITMGAAMLDGETITNAHVKVPLKTLNRHGLIAGATGTGKTKTLQVLAENLSDKGIPVLLMDMKGDLSGIAKASPGHAKIDERHEKIGLPFDAKDFPVELLTLSEQNGVRLRATVSEFGPVLFSRILDATVAQSGIISILFKYSDDKKLPLLDLKDFKKILQYATKEGKAEIEEEYGRISPASSGSILRKIVELEQQGADIFFGEKSFDTDDLTRTTSDGRGVINVIRLTDIQDRPKLFSTFMLSLLAEIYSTFPEQGDSGQPELVIFIDEAHLIFKEASKALHSQIESIVKLIRSKGVGIYFVTQNPTDIPDGVLSQLGLKVQHALRAFTAKDRKAIKLTAENYPDSPYYDTKSVLTSLGIGEALISALDEKGRPTPLAATMLRAPMSRMDVLTQKEIDGINDRSELVEKYSEISDRESAYELLKKKIDKANEAEAKEKAKKERAKASKTSSKSKSTRSTQSAGSKALIKVLTSATVIRGVFGILGKMLK, encoded by the coding sequence ATGGACAGAAAAGAAGAGTTTCTAAAATCTATTAGAACTGGAAACACCTTTAAGGGTGACTTTATCACTATGGGAGCAGCAATGCTAGATGGTGAGACCATCACAAATGCTCACGTAAAAGTACCTCTTAAAACCCTCAATCGTCACGGTCTCATTGCTGGTGCTACAGGTACTGGTAAAACAAAAACACTACAAGTACTTGCCGAAAATCTGTCTGATAAAGGGATACCGGTACTACTTATGGATATGAAAGGTGATCTCTCTGGTATTGCAAAAGCAAGCCCAGGTCACGCAAAGATAGATGAGCGCCACGAGAAGATAGGCCTACCCTTTGATGCCAAAGATTTCCCAGTAGAGCTACTTACACTATCTGAGCAAAACGGCGTGCGCCTTAGAGCTACGGTAAGTGAGTTTGGACCTGTGCTGTTCTCACGTATACTTGACGCTACGGTGGCACAATCTGGTATTATCTCTATACTTTTTAAGTACAGTGATGATAAAAAATTACCACTGCTAGATCTTAAAGACTTTAAAAAGATTTTGCAGTATGCGACCAAAGAAGGTAAGGCAGAAATAGAAGAAGAGTATGGGCGCATCTCTCCAGCTTCTTCTGGTTCTATCCTGCGTAAAATAGTAGAACTTGAACAGCAGGGAGCAGATATATTTTTTGGAGAAAAATCTTTTGACACAGATGACCTTACTCGCACCACTTCTGACGGTCGTGGAGTAATTAATGTGATACGCCTTACAGATATACAAGACAGACCTAAATTATTCTCAACTTTTATGTTGAGTCTACTTGCAGAGATTTACTCTACATTTCCAGAGCAAGGAGATAGCGGCCAGCCAGAGCTTGTAATTTTTATAGATGAAGCACACCTCATTTTTAAAGAAGCATCAAAAGCGTTACATAGCCAGATAGAGAGTATTGTAAAGTTGATACGTTCTAAGGGTGTAGGTATTTATTTTGTAACTCAAAACCCTACAGATATTCCAGATGGTGTTTTAAGCCAGCTAGGTCTTAAAGTACAACACGCCCTACGTGCATTTACGGCAAAAGATAGAAAAGCCATAAAACTCACTGCCGAAAACTATCCAGATTCTCCATATTATGATACCAAGTCTGTATTAACATCGTTAGGTATAGGTGAAGCATTAATATCTGCTCTTGATGAAAAAGGTCGCCCTACTCCACTCGCGGCTACAATGTTACGTGCACCTATGTCACGTATGGATGTATTAACCCAAAAGGAAATAGACGGTATAAACGATAGATCTGAGCTTGTAGAAAAATATAGCGAAATCTCAGATAGAGAGAGTGCCTACGAGCTACTCAAAAAGAAAATAGATAAAGCAAACGAAGCGGAAGCAAAGGAAAAGGCTAAAAAAGAAAGAGCCAAAGCCTCAAAAACATCATCAAAATCTAAGAGCACAAGATCAACTCAAAGTGCTGGATCAAAAGCATTAATAAAAGTACTTACAAGTGCAACCGTAATACGTGGTGTCTTTGGGATACTAGGCAAAATGTTAAAATAA
- a CDS encoding Rid family detoxifying hydrolase produces MRPIILTIFGMLLLTSCKEELQRPHTPPPEGHMEKRAPVFHKSHEPAKADAPFSDAVQVGDMYFLSGQIGMDQSTRTLVTGGIEAETRQTLENIKAVLAHHNLEMTDVVKAMVVLDDIEDFATFNAIYKSYLPQKPARTTFAAKALAAGAKIEIEVIAVRKK; encoded by the coding sequence ATGAGACCTATTATATTGACAATCTTTGGGATGCTTTTACTCACTTCTTGTAAAGAGGAGTTACAAAGACCCCACACACCACCTCCTGAAGGTCATATGGAAAAGAGAGCTCCAGTGTTCCACAAGTCTCACGAGCCTGCTAAGGCAGACGCACCATTTTCTGATGCGGTGCAGGTGGGCGATATGTATTTTCTATCTGGACAAATAGGGATGGATCAAAGCACGAGAACACTCGTAACAGGCGGTATTGAAGCCGAAACAAGGCAAACCTTAGAAAACATAAAAGCGGTGCTTGCACATCACAATCTAGAAATGACAGATGTTGTAAAAGCAATGGTTGTGCTAGATGATATTGAGGACTTTGCAACATTTAACGCTATCTATAAATCGTACTTGCCACAAAAGCCTGCGAGGACCACCTTTGCAGCAAAGGCACTGGCCGCAGGGGCAAAAATTGAGATTGAAGTTATTGCTGTAAGGAAGAAATAA
- a CDS encoding PUR family DNA/RNA-binding protein, which translates to MSDYDGRDNEEIFSKVLRAGRRTYFFDVRSTKAGDYYLTITESKKFTNDDGSFHFKKHKIYLYKEDFAGFTENLNEMTSYILEEKGEEVISDRHQNDYTRPVASEVVDSGGVTSEEPTTAADKFTDVSFDDI; encoded by the coding sequence ATGAGTGATTACGACGGAAGAGACAATGAAGAGATTTTTTCAAAAGTACTTAGAGCAGGACGACGCACGTACTTCTTTGATGTAAGATCTACAAAGGCAGGAGATTATTACCTTACCATTACAGAGAGTAAAAAATTTACTAATGATGACGGTTCTTTCCACTTTAAGAAACACAAAATCTATTTATATAAAGAAGACTTTGCTGGATTTACAGAAAATCTTAATGAGATGACTTCTTACATACTAGAAGAAAAAGGTGAAGAAGTAATATCTGACCGCCACCAGAATGATTATACAAGACCTGTAGCATCAGAAGTGGTAGATTCTGGAGGGGTAACCTCAGAAGAGCCTACTACAGCGGCAGATAAGTTTACAGATGTAAGCTTTGACGATATATAA
- a CDS encoding ABC transporter ATP-binding protein, with amino-acid sequence MGALKSLNKYFLRYKWRLIAGFFIVIAARVFAVFNVDIVGDIVNDVETYIKSGNSNLDGLKDSMLFKLGLLLGAALLSGFFTFLMRQLIIVVSRFIEADLKDDVYAQYQRLSLGFYKKNRTGDLMNRISEDVTKVRMYLGPAIMYLLQALVLFAVVIPYMVRMAPSLAAYTLIPLPILSIAIYKLSRAIHVRSTIVQEYLSKLTTFTQESFSGISVIKAYTLEPNTFRDFVTLSEDSKQKNLDLVKVQAFFFPLMIGLIGASNLIVIFVGGQQYIDGTIAELGTLVEFIMYVNMLTWPVATVGWVTSIIKAAEASQVRINEFLEIEPDIVNTVTEHTPINGAIAFKNVTFTYEDTLITALKDISFTVQPGQTLAVIGPTGSGKSTILELIGRLYDVTSGSIAIDGTDIKILNLNDVRSEIGYVPQDAFLFSDTIGENIKFGKTDATDEEVYAFAKAASVHHNIIDFKDGYDTVLGERGITLSGGQKQRVSIARALIGSPKILLLDDSLSAVDTETEEEILNNLQQLTTNTTTIIVSHRISSAKNADQIVILEDGKITQQGSHNQLITEDGYYKELYVKQLDEKEM; translated from the coding sequence ATGGGTGCATTAAAATCTCTTAACAAGTATTTTTTACGTTATAAATGGCGTCTTATAGCCGGTTTCTTTATAGTTATCGCAGCTCGTGTCTTTGCCGTTTTTAATGTAGATATTGTAGGTGATATCGTAAATGATGTTGAAACATACATAAAAAGTGGAAATTCAAATCTAGATGGCCTTAAAGACAGTATGCTCTTTAAACTAGGATTACTTTTAGGTGCTGCCCTACTCTCTGGTTTTTTTACATTCTTAATGCGACAGCTTATTATTGTGGTGTCAAGATTTATAGAAGCAGATTTAAAAGATGATGTCTACGCACAGTACCAGCGTCTTAGCCTAGGTTTTTATAAAAAAAATAGAACTGGAGACCTTATGAACCGCATCTCTGAAGATGTAACAAAAGTACGTATGTACCTAGGTCCTGCAATTATGTATCTTCTGCAAGCACTTGTACTCTTTGCAGTAGTAATACCTTATATGGTACGTATGGCTCCATCACTTGCCGCATACACCTTAATACCACTACCTATACTATCTATTGCTATCTATAAACTAAGCCGTGCAATACACGTGCGTAGTACTATTGTACAAGAGTACCTATCAAAACTTACTACGTTTACACAAGAGTCTTTTAGTGGTATATCTGTTATAAAAGCATATACCTTAGAACCTAATACATTTAGAGACTTTGTAACACTTAGTGAAGACAGCAAGCAAAAAAATCTGGACCTTGTAAAGGTGCAAGCATTTTTCTTCCCGCTTATGATAGGGCTTATAGGTGCGAGTAACCTCATTGTGATATTTGTAGGTGGGCAACAGTATATAGATGGTACCATTGCAGAGTTAGGTACCCTTGTAGAGTTTATAATGTATGTAAATATGCTTACTTGGCCAGTTGCTACTGTAGGCTGGGTAACCTCAATTATAAAGGCTGCGGAGGCTTCTCAGGTACGAATTAATGAGTTTTTAGAAATCGAACCAGACATTGTAAATACCGTAACAGAGCACACACCCATAAATGGTGCTATCGCTTTTAAGAATGTCACTTTTACCTATGAAGACACACTTATTACCGCTCTTAAGGATATAAGCTTTACCGTGCAGCCGGGACAAACACTTGCAGTAATAGGGCCTACAGGATCTGGTAAATCTACCATTTTAGAGCTCATAGGTCGTCTGTATGATGTGACTAGCGGCAGTATTGCAATAGACGGCACAGATATAAAGATTCTCAACCTTAATGACGTGCGTTCTGAGATAGGATATGTACCACAAGATGCTTTCTTATTTTCTGACACCATAGGTGAGAATATAAAATTTGGTAAAACAGATGCTACAGACGAAGAGGTTTACGCTTTCGCGAAAGCGGCCTCCGTACACCACAATATTATAGACTTTAAGGATGGGTATGACACCGTACTTGGTGAGCGAGGCATAACCTTATCTGGTGGACAGAAACAACGCGTCTCTATCGCAAGAGCTCTTATAGGATCTCCAAAAATTTTATTACTAGATGACTCACTGAGCGCAGTAGATACCGAGACAGAAGAAGAAATACTCAATAATTTACAGCAGCTCACAACAAATACAACCACAATTATCGTGAGCCACAGAATCTCATCTGCAAAAAATGCCGATCAGATTGTCATTCTCGAAGATGGTAAAATAACCCAGCAAGGCTCTCATAATCAATTAATAACAGAAGATGGTTACTATAAAGAGTTGTATGTAAAGCAGCTGGACGAGAAAGAAATGTAA
- a CDS encoding transcription antitermination protein NusB, with product MQTIYALGSKEQFDLQNEDKFTVESMNQMYNLYLLMLDLMVEVHAFAKAEQEKISKKILATEEEKNPNTKFINNQVLTKLSDNAELRDEISKRKLKHWRQNDEYVAIIYNEIVASDRYASYMEEEETTFKIDRKFVVDIYTEIIAPNDKLYDYIEDARLTWIDDLPMINMAVLRRLGKLKPASPESSLLPSLFKNEEDVHFGTELLEKTVANETFLANEITENTPNWDKERIADVDMVLIKMALCEFLKFPTIPVKVTINEYLEISKEYSTPKSSIFINGILDKLVKQYEREKRLKKEGRGLK from the coding sequence ATGCAAACCATTTACGCCCTAGGGAGTAAGGAGCAGTTTGATCTTCAAAATGAGGATAAATTTACGGTTGAGAGTATGAACCAGATGTACAATCTGTATCTCTTAATGCTAGATTTAATGGTGGAGGTTCACGCTTTCGCGAAAGCGGAACAAGAAAAAATCTCTAAAAAGATTCTAGCTACCGAAGAAGAAAAAAATCCTAACACAAAATTCATTAACAACCAGGTCTTGACAAAACTGTCTGACAATGCTGAGTTGCGTGATGAAATAAGCAAGCGTAAGCTCAAACACTGGAGACAGAATGATGAGTACGTTGCTATCATATATAACGAGATTGTAGCAAGTGATCGCTATGCCTCATATATGGAAGAGGAGGAGACTACTTTTAAAATTGATAGAAAGTTTGTGGTAGATATCTATACAGAGATTATAGCGCCTAATGACAAGCTATATGATTATATAGAAGATGCGCGCCTTACCTGGATAGATGACTTGCCTATGATTAATATGGCAGTGCTAAGAAGGCTAGGGAAGCTCAAACCGGCGTCACCAGAGTCTTCATTACTACCTAGCTTATTTAAAAATGAGGAGGATGTACATTTTGGTACAGAATTACTAGAGAAAACTGTTGCAAATGAAACTTTTCTAGCAAACGAGATTACAGAAAACACGCCAAACTGGGATAAAGAGCGTATTGCAGATGTAGATATGGTACTTATAAAAATGGCACTTTGCGAGTTCTTAAAATTCCCTACCATACCTGTAAAAGTGACTATAAATGAGTACTTAGAAATCTCTAAGGAATACTCAACACCAAAGAGTAGCATCTTTATAAATGGTATACTTGATAAGCTTGTAAAACAATATGAGCGAGAAAAAAGGTTAAAGAAAGAGGGTAGAGGTTTAAAATAG
- a CDS encoding DUF1573 domain-containing protein, with the protein MKKGLLVLGVLSAMVFTSCKEDAASKVKEENVEVAAARDAQATTYPVITFDETEFDFGNIEKGNTVEHKFTFTNTGKAPLVIVDAKSSCGCTVPEYSKNPVAPGEKGELLVKYNGSGTNQVTKTVTIKANTERGTETVKIKAFVNPAAGAAK; encoded by the coding sequence ATGAAAAAAGGTTTATTAGTATTAGGAGTACTTTCGGCTATGGTGTTTACTTCTTGTAAAGAAGATGCAGCAAGCAAAGTAAAAGAAGAAAATGTTGAAGTTGCAGCTGCAAGAGACGCACAGGCTACAACATACCCAGTGATTACTTTTGATGAGACTGAATTTGATTTCGGAAACATTGAAAAAGGAAACACTGTAGAGCACAAATTTACATTTACTAACACAGGTAAAGCACCACTAGTAATTGTAGACGCAAAGAGTTCTTGTGGATGTACAGTACCAGAATATTCTAAAAATCCAGTTGCACCAGGTGAGAAAGGTGAGCTTCTTGTAAAATATAACGGTAGTGGTACTAACCAAGTGACTAAAACGGTAACAATCAAAGCAAATACTGAGAGAGGTACAGAGACTGTAAAGATCAAGGCATTTGTAAACCCTGCTGCTGGAGCAGCTAAATAA
- the yajC gene encoding preprotein translocase subunit YajC — MGEGLQGILGPLLLFTVFIVFFIVLPQRKKLKQEKNFDKDLKKGDRVITKSGLHGKILELNDNGTCVLETMSGKMKFERSALSIEMTQALNKSVVEAKK; from the coding sequence ATGGGTGAAGGATTGCAGGGCATATTAGGTCCTCTCTTACTGTTTACGGTATTTATTGTATTCTTTATAGTATTACCACAACGTAAGAAACTCAAACAAGAAAAGAACTTTGATAAAGATCTTAAAAAAGGTGATCGTGTAATTACAAAAAGTGGTCTACACGGCAAGATTTTAGAACTTAATGATAATGGTACCTGCGTGTTGGAAACAATGTCTGGTAAAATGAAGTTTGAAAGATCTGCACTATCTATTGAGATGACACAAGCGCTTAATAAAAGCGTTGTAGAAGCAAAGAAATAG
- a CDS encoding superoxide dismutase family protein, whose amino-acid sequence MKYRFMTITLLSLATLASCKGDKKESHEVIEVVEVEEVEVIPEMQKLTLKLEPKSDSKASGSVVFKEEDGVVKFTAVIGGLDEGMHAIHIHDKADCSSADGKSTGGHWNPTNEQHGKWGAAEGYHKGDIGNFPADENGNGTITMSTDQWCIGCGDPKKDVVGKAIIVHQGTDDFTSQPSGAAGARISCGGIIK is encoded by the coding sequence ATGAAATACAGATTTATGACAATAACCTTACTATCTCTTGCCACACTAGCGAGTTGTAAAGGCGACAAAAAAGAAAGCCACGAAGTAATAGAAGTTGTTGAGGTAGAAGAAGTAGAAGTTATACCAGAGATGCAAAAACTCACTTTAAAACTTGAGCCTAAGAGTGACAGTAAAGCCTCTGGAAGCGTTGTTTTTAAAGAAGAAGACGGCGTTGTAAAATTTACAGCAGTAATAGGTGGACTAGATGAAGGTATGCACGCTATACACATACACGACAAGGCAGACTGCTCAAGTGCAGATGGAAAGTCTACAGGAGGACACTGGAACCCTACAAATGAGCAACACGGTAAGTGGGGAGCAGCAGAGGGATATCATAAAGGTGATATAGGTAACTTCCCAGCAGATGAAAACGGAAACGGAACCATCACAATGAGCACAGACCAGTGGTGTATAGGTTGTGGAGATCCTAAAAAGGACGTTGTAGGTAAAGCAATCATTGTACATCAAGGTACAGATGATTTTACATCACAACCTAGTGGTGCTGCAGGAGCAAGAATTTCTTGCGGTGGGATTATAAAATAA
- a CDS encoding LVIVD repeat-containing protein, whose amino-acid sequence MKKYLYIITLVIVALGCSSDGTSNGESLSTADSVGQGGSLATFVIKGDYLYTVDNEDLNVFNITNTTEPVLVNTVRIGFDIETLFSYRNYLYIGSRNGMFIYSVDSPEFPEQLSSVQHFTSCDPVVANDQYAFVTLWSDLGCNGFVNQLEVYDVTDVLNPVLINVRELTFPKGLGLYGDYLIVCDDEIKIFDVSNPAESTLVHAIDKLAFDVIIQGDLLIAVGESGVYQYSLDAQNITNTSQLSTISI is encoded by the coding sequence ATGAAAAAGTATTTATATATAATAACCCTAGTAATTGTTGCACTAGGATGTAGTTCTGACGGAACTAGCAACGGTGAGTCTTTAAGCACAGCAGATAGTGTAGGTCAAGGTGGCTCACTAGCAACTTTTGTTATAAAAGGAGATTATCTTTATACCGTAGACAACGAAGATCTTAATGTATTTAATATCACAAATACAACAGAACCAGTACTAGTAAATACCGTACGCATAGGCTTTGATATCGAGACTTTATTCAGCTACAGAAACTATCTGTATATAGGATCTCGTAATGGGATGTTTATCTATAGTGTAGATAGTCCAGAGTTTCCAGAACAATTATCTTCTGTACAGCACTTCACTTCTTGTGATCCTGTGGTGGCAAATGATCAATATGCATTTGTGACCTTATGGAGCGACTTGGGCTGTAATGGTTTTGTAAATCAACTAGAAGTGTATGATGTGACAGATGTACTTAACCCTGTCCTCATTAATGTGCGTGAACTCACATTCCCAAAAGGATTAGGCCTTTACGGCGATTACCTTATCGTATGTGATGATGAGATTAAAATATTTGATGTATCAAACCCTGCAGAGTCTACACTTGTACACGCTATAGACAAACTAGCTTTTGACGTGATTATACAAGGAGATTTACTCATAGCCGTAGGTGAATCTGGTGTATACCAATACAGCCTTGATGCTCAAAATATCACAAACACTTCACAATTAAGCACCATAAGTATCTAA
- a CDS encoding YdeI/OmpD-associated family protein yields the protein MLKASNDINTLETHIAIRKLKGVYWVLFGKQHHKALKIEPLDIFSIQLIEDTTKYGVVTPEAFDAVYDSDPDGAAIFESLTDGKKRGLIYQVKRYKNEQTQVDKMLILFENLKRGIRDPRELFKTR from the coding sequence TTGCTAAAAGCAAGCAATGATATAAATACACTAGAAACACATATAGCCATACGTAAATTGAAAGGCGTGTACTGGGTACTTTTTGGAAAACAGCACCATAAAGCTTTAAAAATTGAGCCTTTAGACATCTTTAGTATCCAACTCATAGAAGATACCACTAAATACGGTGTGGTGACTCCAGAGGCGTTTGATGCCGTTTATGATAGTGACCCAGACGGTGCGGCAATTTTTGAATCACTTACAGATGGTAAAAAACGAGGTCTTATCTATCAAGTGAAACGCTATAAAAATGAGCAAACACAAGTAGATAAAATGCTTATACTCTTTGAAAATCTTAAACGAGGTATACGTGACCCAAGAGAACTATTTAAAACACGCTAA